A stretch of Paenibacillus mucilaginosus 3016 DNA encodes these proteins:
- a CDS encoding type I polyketide synthase yields MTEEHKEPAVHGVAIIGAAGRFPGASTLEQFWDRLAGGRESVTFFKEPQEGRVHAAGLLEQAAEFDAAFFGMSPREAEVTDPQHRVFLECAYEAMEAAGYPPVRCTGRVGVYAGSGQSGYLKHVESHPEIVEALGAFQSAIGSGPDFLTTRVSYKLNLRGPSIAVQTACSSSLVAVHLACQALLTHECDMALAGGVSVKADQTEGFDYQEGGILSPDGHCRAFDAQARGTVVGNGGGAVLLKRLEDALSDGDTVLAVIRGTAVNNDGAHKIGYTAPSVGMQSEVIREALQVAEVDASTVTYVEAHGTGTVLGDPIEVAALTDAYRFDTDQRQYCALGSVKTNLGHLDSAAGIAGLIKTVLCLKHRMLPPSLHFREANPEIDLAGSPFYVNSELRPWLPAQGYPLRAGVSSFGMGGTNAHVILEEAPAAGRAAHEDSAAEPHLFVLSARTDEGLLQRTRDLIAFLEHDREAELSDIAYTLAAGREAFGQRLAVTASTREELLARLGGRVMTSSPAGIGRKEEAAGMTEGVIFLFSGQGSQHPGMGADLYRHAPVYRSHLDRCAELAVRHTGTDVRRLLFPEAGREDLAAAELRQTVHAQPALFSVEWALAKQLEAWGIGAEAMIGHSIGEFTAACLAGVMSLEDAMKAVCRRAQLMQELEKGAMTAVQLPEQKLLAAAASAGVWISVAAVNVPDSCVAAGTMEEIERLEASLNAQGIAFKRLQTSHAFHSHMMEGCLEAFAEVMRGIRMEAPRVPYISNVTGTWIAPEDAVDPQYWVMHLRRAVRFAEGIQSLAARLDRAVYLEVGPGQALASMVKGTLGSPEAGRHAGVYAALPSAGSGGSAYESLLQAVGALWCAGAADPAALYRDRPGRRVPLPTYPFERQTYYLPKRETAGTAAKAAGAGRRPMEEWFYAPVWKMTPLPVGETAGKAAGETEPLPLYLLFADQGGLAGALREELVRRGGEVVMVLSGEGHAQEVGRDGPFVLASDGPQAYEELLRGIRAAFGRLPDKIVHLWNTDVHSEQGTRTLQEDYQAAQRSGLYSLISLAQALGMQEAGQPVELIAVTSRLLQVAHEPVFLPERATLLGALRVMPQEYGHLRTRVIDVESGGAAGSHYQESARGRMLLGRLANEIGADASDFVTAYRGPFRYTPSHEEVRLPGIGERRGIFRSGGVYLVTGAAGGMGLPVCEAVAREVQASFILLGDPSFPPPEAWDACLEDASVPAGTRDTITRIRALEASGSRILYASPDLTDEHQTALVLQQAEARFGRMDGVLFASEPYSSGLIQWKDPARTGETLAPHVLGLTVLSSLLRDRAGFMVLFSRTISVTGGIGQLDLCAYGSFLDAWARAESAAGVPVVSISWSMWQEDVWLERMTGIPQGIREKLENLQTAYGLSAGEGVPVIEGLAASGLPQAVVSTQDLEKARHSWASLHESDGTVSPAAPYPGGPAERTAPRNEVERTLAGMWEAMFGVSGIGIYQNFFELGGNSLHSIQLVARLRQTFHGGIPMDILFQSPTIAELAEAVASTQADREQLEEIERLLREVEAMSQEELMQELEKA; encoded by the coding sequence ATGACCGAAGAGCACAAAGAGCCGGCCGTACACGGCGTGGCCATTATCGGGGCGGCCGGGCGGTTCCCGGGGGCATCGACCCTGGAACAGTTCTGGGACCGTCTGGCGGGCGGCCGGGAGTCCGTCACGTTCTTCAAAGAGCCGCAGGAAGGGCGCGTTCATGCCGCCGGCCTGCTTGAGCAGGCGGCTGAATTCGATGCCGCATTCTTCGGCATGTCTCCGCGAGAGGCGGAGGTGACGGACCCGCAGCACCGGGTATTTCTCGAATGCGCATACGAGGCAATGGAAGCGGCCGGTTATCCGCCGGTCCGCTGTACGGGCAGAGTCGGCGTGTATGCGGGCAGCGGGCAGTCCGGTTACCTGAAGCATGTGGAGAGCCATCCGGAGATCGTCGAAGCGCTGGGCGCGTTCCAGAGTGCGATCGGCAGCGGCCCGGACTTCCTGACGACCCGGGTATCGTACAAGCTGAACCTGAGGGGGCCGAGCATCGCCGTGCAGACGGCCTGCTCCTCCTCGCTGGTCGCCGTCCATCTGGCCTGCCAGGCCCTATTGACCCATGAATGCGACATGGCGCTGGCGGGCGGGGTATCCGTGAAAGCCGACCAGACGGAAGGCTTCGACTACCAGGAAGGCGGCATTCTGTCGCCGGACGGACACTGCCGGGCGTTCGACGCGCAGGCCCGGGGAACGGTGGTTGGCAACGGCGGGGGAGCCGTGCTGCTGAAGCGCCTGGAGGACGCGCTGAGCGACGGGGATACGGTGCTGGCCGTCATCCGGGGAACGGCGGTCAATAACGACGGAGCGCACAAAATCGGCTACACGGCGCCGAGCGTCGGTATGCAGAGCGAGGTGATCCGGGAGGCCCTGCAGGTGGCCGAGGTGGATGCGTCCACCGTCACCTATGTCGAAGCACACGGGACAGGCACCGTTCTCGGCGATCCGATCGAGGTCGCCGCCTTGACCGACGCTTACCGCTTTGACACGGATCAGCGCCAGTACTGCGCTTTGGGTTCGGTGAAGACGAACCTCGGCCACCTCGACAGTGCGGCCGGGATCGCGGGGCTGATCAAGACCGTGCTGTGTCTGAAGCACCGGATGTTGCCGCCGAGCCTGCACTTCCGGGAGGCGAACCCGGAGATCGATCTTGCGGGTTCCCCCTTTTATGTGAACAGCGAGCTGCGGCCTTGGCTGCCGGCCCAGGGATACCCGCTCCGCGCCGGTGTCAGCTCGTTCGGCATGGGCGGAACGAACGCGCATGTGATTCTGGAGGAGGCGCCGGCAGCCGGCAGAGCGGCCCATGAGGATTCCGCGGCCGAGCCGCATCTGTTCGTGCTGTCGGCACGGACCGATGAGGGGCTTCTCCAAAGAACGCGGGACCTGATCGCTTTCCTGGAGCATGACCGGGAAGCGGAGCTGTCCGACATCGCGTATACGCTGGCCGCCGGAAGGGAGGCCTTCGGGCAGCGCCTCGCCGTCACCGCTTCGACGCGGGAGGAGCTTCTGGCCCGGCTTGGCGGCCGTGTCATGACTTCTTCTCCGGCCGGGATCGGCAGGAAGGAGGAGGCAGCCGGTATGACTGAGGGGGTCATCTTCCTCTTCTCCGGCCAGGGCAGCCAGCATCCCGGCATGGGAGCGGACCTGTACCGCCATGCTCCGGTATACCGGAGCCACCTGGACCGCTGTGCGGAGCTGGCGGTGCGCCACACCGGCACGGATGTCCGCCGGCTGCTGTTCCCGGAGGCGGGGAGGGAGGACCTGGCCGCAGCGGAGCTGCGTCAGACCGTCCACGCTCAGCCCGCGCTGTTCTCCGTGGAGTGGGCGCTGGCAAAGCAGCTGGAGGCCTGGGGCATCGGGGCGGAGGCGATGATCGGACACAGCATCGGGGAGTTCACAGCCGCCTGCCTCGCGGGGGTTATGTCACTCGAGGATGCCATGAAGGCGGTATGCCGCCGGGCACAGCTCATGCAGGAGCTGGAGAAGGGAGCGATGACCGCCGTTCAGCTGCCCGAGCAGAAGCTCTTGGCTGCGGCCGCTTCCGCAGGGGTATGGATCTCTGTCGCAGCGGTGAATGTGCCGGATTCCTGCGTGGCGGCCGGTACCATGGAGGAGATCGAACGCCTGGAGGCCAGCTTGAATGCGCAAGGGATCGCCTTCAAGCGGCTGCAGACTTCCCATGCCTTCCATTCGCATATGATGGAGGGCTGCCTGGAAGCCTTCGCCGAAGTGATGAGGGGCATCCGTATGGAAGCCCCCCGGGTGCCCTACATCTCCAATGTCACGGGAACCTGGATCGCGCCGGAGGATGCCGTGGACCCGCAGTATTGGGTCATGCACCTGCGCAGAGCCGTACGCTTCGCAGAGGGCATTCAATCCCTTGCCGCCAGGCTGGATCGGGCGGTGTACCTCGAGGTCGGCCCCGGGCAGGCGCTGGCCTCGATGGTCAAGGGAACGCTCGGCAGCCCCGAAGCCGGGCGGCATGCCGGGGTTTATGCTGCGCTGCCCTCAGCGGGATCGGGCGGATCGGCTTACGAGAGCCTGCTGCAGGCGGTCGGCGCGCTGTGGTGTGCGGGCGCAGCAGACCCCGCCGCACTCTACCGCGACCGGCCGGGCCGCCGGGTTCCCCTGCCCACTTATCCGTTCGAGCGCCAGACCTACTACCTCCCGAAGAGGGAAACGGCGGGGACAGCGGCCAAGGCGGCGGGGGCAGGCCGTAGACCGATGGAGGAATGGTTCTACGCACCGGTCTGGAAGATGACCCCGCTTCCAGTCGGAGAGACAGCAGGCAAAGCCGCGGGTGAGACCGAGCCGCTGCCGCTCTATCTGCTGTTCGCCGATCAGGGCGGACTTGCCGGCGCGCTTCGGGAGGAGCTCGTCCGCCGGGGGGGCGAAGTCGTCATGGTCCTGAGTGGAGAAGGACACGCACAGGAAGTAGGCCGGGATGGCCCATTCGTGCTTGCGTCGGACGGACCGCAGGCGTATGAAGAGCTCCTGCGCGGTATCCGCGCGGCCTTCGGAAGGCTGCCGGACAAGATCGTCCACCTCTGGAACACGGATGTTCATTCCGAGCAGGGTACACGCACCCTGCAGGAAGATTACCAGGCAGCCCAGCGCAGCGGGCTGTACAGCCTGATCTCTCTGGCGCAGGCACTGGGAATGCAGGAGGCCGGTCAGCCGGTGGAGCTCATCGCGGTGACATCCCGGCTGCTGCAGGTGGCCCACGAGCCCGTCTTCCTCCCCGAGCGGGCCACGCTGCTGGGTGCTCTGCGGGTGATGCCGCAGGAGTACGGGCACCTCCGCACCCGGGTGATCGATGTCGAGTCCGGCGGGGCAGCCGGCTCCCATTACCAGGAAAGCGCCCGAGGGCGGATGCTTCTTGGGCGGCTGGCCAATGAGATCGGCGCGGATGCTTCCGACTTCGTGACGGCTTACCGGGGCCCCTTCCGCTATACCCCTTCCCATGAGGAAGTGAGACTTCCCGGAATAGGAGAGCGCAGGGGAATATTCCGCAGCGGAGGCGTCTATCTGGTTACCGGGGCGGCGGGAGGCATGGGACTGCCGGTCTGTGAAGCGGTTGCCCGGGAAGTCCAGGCCTCCTTCATCCTGCTCGGCGACCCGTCCTTTCCGCCGCCGGAAGCATGGGATGCATGCCTGGAGGACGCATCGGTCCCTGCCGGCACCAGGGACACCATCACCCGTATCCGCGCCTTGGAAGCGTCCGGCTCCCGTATCCTGTATGCTTCCCCGGATCTGACGGATGAGCACCAAACGGCGCTCGTCCTGCAGCAGGCGGAAGCCAGGTTCGGGCGCATGGACGGCGTGCTGTTCGCATCCGAGCCCTACAGCTCCGGCCTGATCCAGTGGAAGGACCCCGCGCGGACGGGAGAGACCTTGGCTCCACATGTGCTCGGCTTGACGGTGCTTTCATCGCTGCTGCGGGATCGGGCCGGGTTCATGGTGCTCTTCTCGCGGACGATCTCGGTCACGGGAGGCATCGGGCAGCTGGACTTGTGCGCCTACGGCTCCTTCCTGGATGCCTGGGCGAGGGCCGAGTCGGCCGCCGGTGTGCCCGTGGTTTCCATCAGCTGGAGCATGTGGCAGGAGGATGTCTGGCTGGAGCGGATGACCGGCATTCCGCAGGGCATCCGGGAGAAGCTGGAGAACCTGCAGACCGCCTACGGGCTCTCCGCAGGGGAAGGGGTTCCGGTCATTGAAGGGCTCGCCGCTTCCGGTCTGCCCCAGGCGGTTGTATCCACGCAGGATTTGGAGAAGGCGAGACATTCCTGGGCATCCCTGCACGAATCGGACGGAACAGTTAGTCCCGCCGCCCCATATCCGGGCGGCCCCGCCGAACGGACCGCGCCAAGGAATGAGGTGGAGAGAACGCTCGCCGGGATGTGGGAGGCCATGTTCGGCGTCAGCGGCATCGGGATTTATCAGAACTTCTTCGAGCTGGGAGGCAATTCCCTGCACTCAATCCAGCTCGTGGCGCGGCTGCGGCAGACCTTCCACGGCGGTATCCCCATGGACATTCTGTTCCAGTCGCCGACGATCGCCGAGCTCGCCGAGGCGGTTGCATCGACGCAGGCGGACCGGGAGCAGCTGGAGGAGATTGAACGCCTGCTGAGGGAAGTCGAAGCGATGTCACAGGAAGAGCTGATGCAGGAGCTGGAGAAAGCCTAA
- a CDS encoding carbohydrate ABC transporter permease, with amino-acid sequence MTSLRKIDWKAGLVEVLLILLALTIIAPLLIMILGSFKTSSEVLDFSLALPRQWMFSNYAQVIEQGGLLRAFWNGVLISGVSSVLNIITTSAAAFVMIRRDTKVSNFIYLFFFMGLIAPMSIITTIRVVQWLGLYGTITSAVLIYTAMNSAFSVFLYAGFMKSIPRALDEVAFLEGANILDIYLRVIFPLIVPVNATVAIMVFMSVWNDITIPIYFLTDSSNWTMPLSVYNFYGKFSRDWNLVFADLTLTSLPVLILFLLAQKYIVSGMTAGAIKG; translated from the coding sequence ATGACATCCCTGCGTAAAATTGACTGGAAGGCCGGCCTTGTGGAGGTCCTGCTGATTCTCCTGGCCCTGACGATCATCGCACCTCTCCTGATCATGATTCTCGGCTCCTTCAAGACGAGCTCGGAGGTGCTCGATTTCTCGCTGGCGCTTCCGCGCCAGTGGATGTTCTCGAATTACGCGCAGGTCATCGAGCAGGGCGGCCTGCTGCGGGCCTTCTGGAACGGCGTTCTGATCTCCGGCGTCTCTTCGGTGCTGAACATCATCACCACTTCGGCGGCCGCCTTCGTCATGATACGCCGCGACACGAAGGTATCGAATTTCATCTATCTGTTCTTCTTCATGGGGCTGATTGCTCCCATGTCGATCATCACCACGATCCGGGTCGTCCAGTGGCTCGGTCTGTACGGCACGATCACCAGCGCCGTCTTGATCTATACGGCCATGAACAGCGCCTTCAGCGTGTTCCTGTATGCGGGCTTCATGAAGTCGATCCCGAGAGCGCTGGATGAGGTGGCGTTCCTGGAAGGGGCGAACATCCTGGATATTTATCTGCGGGTGATCTTCCCGCTGATCGTTCCGGTGAACGCGACGGTGGCGATCATGGTATTCATGTCGGTATGGAACGATATTACGATACCGATCTACTTCCTGACGGACAGCTCGAACTGGACCATGCCGCTGTCGGTCTACAACTTCTACGGCAAGTTCAGCCGGGACTGGAACCTGGTGTTCGCCGATCTGACGCTGACTTCGCTGCCGGTGCTGATTCTGTTTCTGCTCGCGCAGAAATACATTGTCAGCGGCATGACGGCCGGAGCCATCAAAGGATAG
- a CDS encoding carbohydrate ABC transporter permease: MSITKRLYSYYLLLPALLIYVVFYVLPTLIGLFYSFTDWRLDSETIEFNGLYNFERIFTDETLLLAIKNTIIFAVVTVIGKNVLAILLAVALNMNLKTRNALRAIFYAPSIVSVLVISLLFTPMLRSEGLLNGILDAVGLDFLMMSWLTDPSIIMLTISGLSIWQYTGFQMAIYLAGLQSISKDYYEAARIDGAGSWSSFVHITLPLLWPAININVMLTLIGGLKVFSEVFVLTGGGPGNASQVIGTIILRAFGEGNWGLGTAVNTLLFIAVTLISIPLLLYMRRKEVQE; this comes from the coding sequence ATGAGTATTACAAAACGGTTGTATTCTTATTATCTGCTGCTGCCCGCCCTTCTGATCTACGTCGTGTTCTATGTGCTGCCGACCTTGATCGGCCTGTTCTACTCCTTCACGGATTGGCGGCTGGACTCGGAGACCATCGAGTTCAACGGGCTTTATAACTTCGAACGCATCTTCACCGATGAGACGCTGCTGCTGGCCATCAAGAACACGATTATTTTTGCGGTGGTGACCGTCATCGGGAAGAACGTGCTGGCCATCCTGCTGGCCGTTGCGCTGAACATGAACCTCAAGACCAGGAACGCGCTGCGGGCGATTTTCTACGCTCCCTCGATTGTCAGCGTGCTCGTCATCTCGCTCCTGTTCACGCCGATGCTGCGTTCGGAAGGCCTGCTCAACGGGATTCTGGATGCCGTGGGTCTCGATTTCCTGATGATGTCCTGGCTGACCGACCCGTCGATCATCATGCTGACGATCAGCGGCTTGTCGATCTGGCAGTATACCGGCTTTCAGATGGCGATCTATCTGGCGGGTCTGCAGTCCATCTCGAAGGACTATTATGAAGCGGCCCGGATCGACGGGGCGGGGAGCTGGAGCAGCTTCGTTCACATCACGCTTCCGCTGCTGTGGCCTGCGATCAACATCAATGTCATGCTGACACTGATCGGGGGCCTCAAGGTGTTCTCGGAAGTGTTCGTCCTGACCGGCGGGGGACCGGGCAATGCCTCCCAGGTCATCGGGACCATCATCCTGCGGGCGTTCGGCGAGGGGAACTGGGGGCTCGGGACAGCCGTCAACACCCTGCTGTTCATCGCCGTGACGCTGATCTCCATCCCGCTGCTTCTCTATATGCGCCGCAAGGAGGTGCAGGAATAA
- a CDS encoding MupA/Atu3671 family FMN-dependent luciferase-like monooxygenase yields the protein MTGSLQDRWAALSPAQRELLARKFKEQGLDAVPLDDRRQSSQGSRTTGEESAFVPKRSRREETMDFSLFFFSGDGSTEEGQKYRLLLESAAYADEHGFAAVWTPERHFEDFGGLYPNPSVLSAALAVLTRRVEIRAGSVVLPLHHPIRFTEEWAVVDNLSGGRVSVAFAAGWHPADFLLAPVQTPEYYADRKREMFRAIGEVRRLWNGETLEYPDAAGTVHAVRTLPRPVRAPLDVWIATNGSTETYREAGRIGAHILTGITGSKFAELEEKIAMYRETLRESGYDPASKKVALMLHTCLGESNEAVKGKVAAPLKAYLKTFISQQRNILNDYAAMSEADLEVIVSRAFELYYEESGLLGTPDKCAKLVETLRDIGVNEIACLIDFGVDHDAVRESLELLNGLKEQFSIKETRVQDEIDS from the coding sequence ATGACCGGCAGCCTGCAGGACAGATGGGCGGCATTGTCGCCCGCGCAGCGCGAGCTGCTCGCCCGTAAGTTCAAGGAGCAGGGACTGGATGCCGTGCCGCTGGATGACCGGCGGCAGTCCAGCCAAGGGAGCCGCACGACGGGAGAGGAATCGGCCTTCGTGCCGAAGCGGAGCCGGAGGGAGGAGACGATGGACTTCAGTCTGTTCTTCTTCTCCGGCGACGGATCTACGGAAGAGGGGCAGAAGTACCGGCTGCTGCTTGAGAGCGCAGCTTACGCGGATGAGCACGGGTTTGCCGCCGTGTGGACGCCCGAGCGGCACTTCGAGGATTTCGGCGGGCTGTACCCGAATCCGTCGGTGCTTAGTGCGGCCCTGGCGGTGCTGACCCGCAGGGTGGAGATCCGGGCCGGCAGCGTCGTGCTGCCGCTCCACCACCCCATCCGGTTCACGGAGGAATGGGCCGTCGTCGACAATCTGTCCGGCGGCCGGGTCTCCGTCGCCTTCGCGGCGGGGTGGCACCCGGCGGACTTCCTGCTCGCCCCCGTGCAGACGCCCGAATACTACGCGGACCGCAAGCGGGAGATGTTCCGGGCGATCGGCGAGGTCCGGCGCCTGTGGAACGGCGAGACGCTGGAGTATCCCGATGCGGCCGGCACGGTTCATGCGGTGCGGACGCTGCCGAGGCCGGTCCGCGCCCCGCTGGATGTGTGGATTGCGACCAACGGCAGCACGGAGACGTACCGGGAGGCGGGCCGGATCGGGGCCCACATCCTGACCGGGATCACCGGCAGCAAGTTCGCCGAGCTCGAAGAGAAGATTGCGATGTACCGCGAGACGCTCCGCGAATCCGGCTATGATCCGGCTTCAAAGAAGGTCGCGCTCATGCTGCATACCTGCCTCGGGGAGAGCAATGAAGCGGTCAAGGGCAAGGTGGCCGCTCCGCTGAAGGCCTATCTCAAGACGTTCATCAGCCAGCAGCGGAACATCCTGAACGATTACGCGGCCATGTCGGAGGCGGACCTGGAGGTGATCGTCTCCCGGGCGTTCGAGCTGTATTACGAGGAAAGCGGGCTGCTGGGCACCCCGGACAAGTGCGCGAAGCTGGTGGAGACACTGAGGGATATCGGCGTCAATGAGATCGCATGCCTGATCGACTTTGGGGTGGATCACGACGCTGTCCGCGAGAGCCTGGAGCTTTTGAACGGACTGAAGGAGCAATTTTCGATAAAGGAGACGAGGGTACAGGATGAAATCGATTCATGA
- a CDS encoding non-ribosomal peptide synthetase, giving the protein MSTTVLTEMYSLTNAQQRVWFMQQLHPDSCLMNIGLALKWRIPLQTDRLREAVLIFLRENESVRLPVMARPQEEPVRPSEYSPLDTEAVVPVLAFGEADPSGRAWEWAAREWIARDMQELLDMGSGVLTRFTILELDHAQTWLYIKAHHLHADGAALIHAGREIAGIYAKLEQGSYVPSEGKPTFAEAAERERNYLASPRYEQDARFWGEQFEDLSEPLFAVPELGSRTLQSGRWETVIGPGLRAQIDRFCSAAGVTPYHFFLAGAYAWLYRLTGQRDITLGSITSNRTHPTDKLTYGMFANTLAIRHLLDPGSPFAEHCSGISRYYNRLLRHQKYPFNHLIAKLREQHPQLLKLYQAGIEFQVMDSGMAEGAPFDMEPLFSGMIDEELVVHVKDYRDLSTYGLTLEYKLSTFRDEEMADWGTRFVRLLETAAAEPSRTLAELPLLSGEEKRRILIGFNEAEEDLPSGSTVVGLFREQARRTPDAPAVEWGSERLSYRGLAGRSELLAQRLKGDGLETEDVVALLLPRGAELITAMLAVMTAGGAYLPVDPDYPPERIRYMLEDSGAGWLLSDEKTLQRMASNGEPALGDRVRIGTLEGMRSGMDASADSHLPEPAPESLAYVIYTSGTTGQPKGVEIEHRGLAHLIAAEGRVMGLSEATRMLQFASSSFDASVAEILPVLCYGGALVVEPREALLPGEPLLQVIRSKGVNTACLTPSVLAQLAMEPGWRESIAGLHTVVTAGEACPAEVAAAWGKGRRLINGYGPTEASVWATYQEYAADRPLHIGRPFGRSQIYLLDENMQPVPPGITGELYIGGPALARGYRNRPELTAGRFVHVDLGEPYGGTVRVYRTGDRARYAPDGCIEYCGRKDHQVKLRGHRIELEEVEAVLNAHPGVLQACVTVLEEGQGAGPALAAFIVRAGGGEQPHPEELRSWLGDKLPRHMVPHRFLEVEELPLTAGGKVDRRRLHTLVRREVATTAAAQTAAGGTTEAALTEIWIEALGCGTVTPTDPFFDLGGDSFRLLHVHRRIRERWGVSLSVTDLFRCPTIRSLARHLEGLEKHSPKTVEDREPVGPGAGRTAEVPGGNRRAELERQKRLRRKGREQ; this is encoded by the coding sequence ATGAGTACCACCGTCCTAACGGAAATGTATTCGCTTACGAACGCGCAGCAGCGCGTATGGTTCATGCAGCAGCTGCATCCCGACTCGTGCCTGATGAACATCGGACTGGCGCTGAAATGGAGGATTCCTTTACAGACGGACCGCCTCAGGGAAGCCGTCCTGATCTTCCTTCGCGAGAACGAATCCGTCCGGCTGCCGGTTATGGCTCGGCCGCAGGAAGAACCCGTCCGGCCCTCAGAGTATTCCCCTCTGGATACGGAAGCGGTCGTGCCGGTCCTTGCCTTCGGAGAAGCCGATCCGTCCGGCAGAGCCTGGGAGTGGGCTGCCCGGGAATGGATCGCCCGGGACATGCAGGAGCTCTTGGACATGGGCTCCGGCGTCCTGACCCGCTTCACGATTCTGGAGCTGGATCACGCGCAGACCTGGCTGTACATCAAAGCCCATCATCTTCATGCGGATGGGGCCGCACTGATCCATGCCGGGCGGGAGATCGCCGGGATATATGCGAAGCTGGAGCAGGGCTCCTATGTGCCATCCGAAGGGAAGCCGACCTTCGCCGAAGCGGCGGAGCGGGAGAGAAATTACCTTGCTTCCCCGAGGTATGAGCAGGACGCCCGCTTCTGGGGGGAACAGTTCGAAGATCTGTCCGAGCCCTTGTTCGCCGTGCCCGAACTGGGAAGCCGTACTCTGCAGAGCGGCCGGTGGGAGACGGTGATCGGTCCCGGCCTGAGGGCGCAGATCGACCGGTTCTGCAGCGCAGCCGGGGTTACGCCGTATCATTTCTTCCTTGCCGGGGCTTATGCCTGGCTGTACCGCCTGACGGGGCAGAGGGATATCACTCTCGGCAGCATCACTTCGAACCGGACCCATCCGACGGACAAACTTACCTACGGCATGTTCGCCAATACCCTGGCGATCCGGCATCTGCTGGATCCCGGATCCCCCTTCGCCGAGCACTGCAGCGGGATTTCCAGGTATTACAACCGGCTGCTGCGTCATCAGAAGTATCCTTTTAACCACCTCATCGCAAAGCTGAGGGAGCAGCATCCGCAGCTGCTGAAGCTCTACCAGGCAGGTATCGAGTTTCAGGTGATGGACAGCGGTATGGCGGAGGGGGCGCCCTTCGATATGGAGCCTCTCTTCAGCGGAATGATCGATGAGGAGCTGGTCGTACATGTCAAAGATTACAGGGATCTGTCGACCTACGGACTGACCCTGGAATACAAGCTCTCCACGTTCCGGGATGAGGAGATGGCCGACTGGGGCACCCGTTTCGTGAGGCTGCTGGAAACGGCGGCGGCGGAACCGTCCCGGACGCTGGCGGAGCTCCCTCTCTTGTCCGGAGAGGAGAAGCGCCGCATCCTGATCGGATTCAACGAGGCGGAGGAAGACCTCCCGTCCGGCAGCACGGTCGTCGGCCTGTTCCGGGAACAAGCGCGGCGTACACCGGATGCTCCGGCAGTGGAATGGGGCTCAGAGCGGCTGAGCTACCGCGGGCTGGCCGGCCGTTCGGAGCTTCTGGCGCAGAGACTGAAGGGAGACGGACTCGAGACGGAGGACGTGGTGGCCCTGCTGCTCCCCCGGGGCGCAGAGCTCATCACCGCGATGCTCGCCGTCATGACGGCCGGCGGCGCTTACCTGCCGGTCGATCCGGATTATCCCCCGGAGCGCATCCGGTATATGCTGGAGGATTCCGGCGCAGGATGGCTGCTGTCGGATGAGAAGACGCTTCAGCGCATGGCCTCGAACGGGGAGCCCGCATTAGGGGATCGTGTCCGAATAGGGACGCTGGAAGGAATGCGCAGCGGCATGGATGCCAGTGCGGACAGCCATCTGCCCGAGCCGGCACCCGAGTCGCTTGCCTATGTCATCTATACCTCCGGAACGACCGGACAGCCCAAGGGAGTCGAGATCGAGCACCGCGGACTGGCCCACCTGATCGCAGCGGAGGGCCGTGTGATGGGGTTATCGGAAGCGACCAGAATGCTGCAGTTCGCCTCCAGCTCCTTCGACGCGTCCGTTGCCGAGATCCTGCCGGTACTCTGTTACGGGGGCGCGCTTGTGGTGGAGCCCCGGGAAGCGCTGCTGCCCGGAGAACCGCTGCTGCAGGTGATTCGGAGCAAAGGAGTGAACACCGCCTGCTTGACGCCCTCCGTCCTGGCCCAGCTGGCGATGGAGCCGGGCTGGCGGGAGAGCATCGCAGGCCTGCATACCGTGGTGACGGCCGGGGAAGCGTGCCCCGCCGAGGTGGCGGCGGCCTGGGGCAAGGGCCGGAGGCTGATCAACGGCTACGGCCCGACGGAAGCCTCCGTCTGGGCGACGTACCAGGAGTATGCGGCGGACCGGCCTCTCCACATCGGCAGACCGTTCGGCAGGTCGCAGATCTACCTGCTCGACGAGAATATGCAGCCGGTCCCGCCGGGAATCACCGGAGAGCTGTATATCGGCGGGCCGGCTCTGGCGCGGGGGTACCGGAACCGGCCGGAGCTTACCGCCGGACGGTTCGTGCATGTCGATCTGGGGGAGCCATACGGGGGGACCGTAAGAGTCTACCGGACAGGAGACCGGGCCAGGTACGCTCCCGACGGCTGTATCGAATACTGCGGCCGCAAAGATCACCAGGTCAAGCTCCGGGGGCATCGGATCGAGCTGGAGGAGGTCGAGGCCGTGCTGAACGCGCATCCCGGTGTCCTGCAGGCCTGCGTGACCGTCCTGGAGGAAGGACAGGGGGCCGGTCCGGCTCTGGCCGCTTTCATCGTGAGGGCCGGGGGCGGAGAGCAGCCGCATCCGGAAGAGCTGAGGAGCTGGCTGGGGGACAAGCTTCCCCGCCACATGGTGCCCCACCGCTTCCTGGAGGTGGAGGAGCTGCCCTTGACCGCCGGCGGCAAAGTGGACCGCCGTCGGCTCCATACCCTGGTCCGCCGGGAGGTGGCGACGACAGCGGCTGCGCAGACGGCAGCGGGCGGCACCACCGAGGCGGCCCTGACGGAAATCTGGATCGAAGCGCTCGGATGCGGTACGGTGACGCCGACGGACCCTTTTTTTGACCTGGGAGGGGATTCGTTCCGGCTGCTCCATGTGCACAGACGAATCCGGGAGAGGTGGGGGGTGTCCCTCTCCGTAACGGACCTGTTCCGCTGTCCCACGATCCGGAGCCTGGCCCGGCATCTGGAGGGTCTGGAGAAGCACAGCCCGAAGACCGTGGAAGACCGGGAGCCGGTCGGGCCGGGAGCTGGCCGCACGGCTGAGGTGCCCGGCGGGAACCGGAGAGCCGAATTGGAACGACAGAAACGACTGCGAAGGAAGGGAAGAGAACAATGA